From one Esox lucius isolate fEsoLuc1 chromosome 11, fEsoLuc1.pri, whole genome shotgun sequence genomic stretch:
- the kctd5a gene encoding BTB/POZ domain-containing protein KCTD5a isoform X1: MAEKSPDLSGSVCQRCPALSPEGRMLSPGIGASKWVRLNVGGTYFLTTRQTLCRDPKSFLYRLCQADPDLDSDKDETGAYLIDRDPTYFGPVLNYLRHGKLVLNRGLAEEGVLEEAEFYNITCLIKLIKDKIRERDCRTAQLPVKHVYRVLQCQEEELTQMVSTMSDGWKFEQLVSIGSSYNYGNEDQAEFLCVVSKELHNQSYGTSSEPSEKAKILQEQGSRM, from the exons ATGGCGGAAAAGAGCCCTGACCTAAGCGGCTCAGTTTGCCAGAGGTGTCCCGCCCTGTCTCCGGAAGGGAGAATGCTGTCACCTGGGATCGGAGCATCCAAGTGGGTTCGTCTGAATGTTGGTGGGACATACTTTCTCACAACTAGGCAAACGCTATGCCGAGACCCAAAATCGTTTCTGTACCGACTGTGCCAGGCCGACCCCGACCTCGATTCTGATAAG GATGAAACCGGTGCCTATTTGATAGACAGAGACCCAACATACTTTGGTCCAGTGCTCAACTACCTGAGGCATGGGAAGCTGGTGCTCAATAGAGGCCTTGCAGAGGAAG GTGTACTGGAAGAAGCTGAATTCTACAATATCACTTGCTTGATCAAACTGattaaagacaaaataagagAGAGGGACTGCAGAACAGCCCAA CTCCCTGTAAAACATGTCTATAGAGTTTTGCAGTGCCAAGAAGAGGAGCTAACACAAATGGTTTCCACCATGTCAGATGGGTGGAAGTTTGAGCAG TTGGTCAGTATTGGCTCCTCATATAACTATGGAAATGAGGACCAAGCAGAATTCCTGTGTGTTGTTTCTAAGGAGTTACACAACCAATCATATGGCACAAGCAGTGAACCAAGTGAAAAGGCCAAG ATTCTTCAAGAACAAGGCTCTCGAATGTGA
- the kctd5a gene encoding BTB/POZ domain-containing protein KCTD5a isoform X2, with amino-acid sequence MAEKSPDLSGSVCQRCPALSPEGRMLSPGIGASKWVRLNVGGTYFLTTRQTLCRDPKSFLYRLCQADPDLDSDKDETGAYLIDRDPTYFGPVLNYLRHGKLVLNRGLAEEGVLEEAEFYNITCLIKLIKDKIRERDCRTAQLPVKHVYRVLQCQEEELTQMVSTMSDGWKFEQLVSIGSSYNYGNEDQAEFLCVVSKELHNQSYGTSSEPSEKAKR; translated from the exons ATGGCGGAAAAGAGCCCTGACCTAAGCGGCTCAGTTTGCCAGAGGTGTCCCGCCCTGTCTCCGGAAGGGAGAATGCTGTCACCTGGGATCGGAGCATCCAAGTGGGTTCGTCTGAATGTTGGTGGGACATACTTTCTCACAACTAGGCAAACGCTATGCCGAGACCCAAAATCGTTTCTGTACCGACTGTGCCAGGCCGACCCCGACCTCGATTCTGATAAG GATGAAACCGGTGCCTATTTGATAGACAGAGACCCAACATACTTTGGTCCAGTGCTCAACTACCTGAGGCATGGGAAGCTGGTGCTCAATAGAGGCCTTGCAGAGGAAG GTGTACTGGAAGAAGCTGAATTCTACAATATCACTTGCTTGATCAAACTGattaaagacaaaataagagAGAGGGACTGCAGAACAGCCCAA CTCCCTGTAAAACATGTCTATAGAGTTTTGCAGTGCCAAGAAGAGGAGCTAACACAAATGGTTTCCACCATGTCAGATGGGTGGAAGTTTGAGCAG TTGGTCAGTATTGGCTCCTCATATAACTATGGAAATGAGGACCAAGCAGAATTCCTGTGTGTTGTTTCTAAGGAGTTACACAACCAATCATATGGCACAAGCAGTGAACCAAGTGAAAAGGCCAAG aGATGA